The Pirellulales bacterium genome includes a window with the following:
- a CDS encoding response regulator: protein MPVAARVLVVEDEPEIRRFLRAALGSQGFVLIEAETGQAAIREAASQQPDVVILDLGLPDVEGLEVLRQIRGWSQVPVLILSARGQENDKVVALDAGADDYLTKPFGVGELLARLRVALRHSAGRPDGEAVFTVGSLTVDQAARRVLVDNRQVRLTPNEYRLLTTLVKHAGKVVTHRHLLREVWGPASTGETHYLRVYMAQLRQKLEANPAHPRYLLTEPGVGYRLAVE, encoded by the coding sequence ATGCCCGTCGCTGCGCGCGTGCTGGTGGTCGAAGACGAGCCGGAAATCCGGCGCTTCTTGCGCGCGGCACTCGGTAGCCAGGGTTTTGTCTTGATCGAGGCCGAAACTGGCCAGGCCGCCATCCGCGAGGCCGCCAGCCAGCAGCCCGACGTGGTGATCCTCGATCTTGGCCTGCCCGATGTCGAAGGCCTCGAGGTGTTGCGGCAAATCCGGGGCTGGTCGCAGGTACCGGTCCTGATCCTCTCGGCCCGTGGCCAGGAGAACGACAAGGTCGTTGCGCTGGACGCCGGCGCGGACGACTATCTGACCAAGCCCTTCGGGGTTGGCGAGTTGTTGGCGCGCTTGCGCGTCGCGTTGCGGCACAGCGCCGGGCGCCCCGACGGCGAAGCCGTCTTCACGGTCGGCTCGCTGACCGTCGATCAAGCGGCGCGGCGCGTCCTGGTCGATAACCGCCAGGTGCGCCTGACGCCGAATGAGTACCGGTTGCTGACGACCCTGGTCAAGCATGCCGGAAAAGTCGTGACCCATCGGCACCTGCTCCGCGAGGTGTGGGGCCCGGCCAGTACCGGCGAAACGCACTACTTGCGGGTCTACATGGCCCAATTGCGGCAAAAGCTCGAAGCCAACCCGGCGCACCCGCGCTATCTACTGACCGAGCCCGGCGTCGGTTATCGCCTGGCGGTCGAGTGA
- a CDS encoding glyoxalase/bleomycin resistance/dioxygenase family protein: protein MSRKAWTTVAVAGAWALAVATGGFGNHAPAPAMRLRLELFVADLDASAAFYADVLGFEQLEAQANYQPIRAGSVEIGLGLRSGLSKTHYFNPELQTSRVGLGTEIVLEVEDVRATFERVQKSGKARILAPLFNRPWGATDFRIADPDGYYLRITSATPKES, encoded by the coding sequence ATGAGCAGGAAAGCTTGGACGACCGTCGCGGTGGCCGGAGCATGGGCGTTGGCGGTTGCCACCGGAGGATTCGGCAATCACGCACCGGCGCCGGCAATGCGATTGCGGCTCGAGCTGTTCGTCGCCGACCTCGATGCATCCGCGGCGTTCTATGCCGACGTCCTGGGCTTTGAGCAGCTCGAGGCGCAAGCCAACTATCAACCGATTCGGGCCGGCTCCGTCGAGATCGGCCTGGGCTTGCGGAGCGGCCTGTCCAAGACGCATTACTTCAATCCCGAGCTTCAAACGAGCCGTGTGGGCCTCGGCACCGAGATCGTGCTCGAAGTCGAGGATGTTCGCGCGACGTTTGAGCGGGTGCAGAAGTCGGGCAAGGCTCGCATCTTGGCGCCGCTGTTCAATCGCCCCTGGGGCGCCACCGACTTCCGAATCGCCGACCCGGACGGATACTACTTGCGGATCACCTCGGCCACGCCCAAAGAATCCTAG
- a CDS encoding matrixin family metalloprotease, whose protein sequence is MAQREHVRSAPRAALEQLESRRVLAAFSVQWPEPTELTISFAPDGTLAGDRTSQLFNVLDQYLPRAVWQETIVRAFQTWVIEANTNLAVTSDGGQPFGTLGFKQGDPRFGDIRIGAVPMAADVIAVANPYDPFVANTWVGDVFLNTNFVLGTSGQDAADELFEIMLHEAGHVLGVGHSDDPNSPMYEHFQSHSSQTLTLADVAALRAILDARKADAQDRARANDSLATATDLEFAAEASSFEAALAGDITRPDDLDVYRLVAPVDHQPIEIEIQAAGVSSLVPRVTVFDSHGQVVETQAARGPLDNDVRLRLDSVAAGEEFYVLVAGARDDVYGIGAYHLAVVAARPGAPPDAGEPIPASSSPTPVLLATTPWYVEHTYYEEHDTIDRFHPAVSYQVRSADFGPDLNNVFTVVVTAEHHEAPLTIAIFDDAGRPVPYTWVSQEPHRWELRVEHARSNADYVVEVSAPGQHGSIEVEVEVDFAQDATHFETFVNHTLERGDQETLRTLVVNQSQLFHLVLGASDWSLPGEVGVRMTIINDQGRAVFEQSVPDGAVRSFDVLLDPGVYTVRFTRANPDGQGPVWIVLSGGTQSSPLGPQLRDTITAPAGPSESATLAELSFYWLPFDAASDVPSVRALALAALLKGDFQATTALPARTAAAPLEFSAALADFEVSAPVTAGVKLDSRSLGESGATSETAGQLVRKPVANGNDAASEPPSANGAETAVPQTPVVAVAVEMAVEQVLEELETPSSAAGPAPEQAASAPSTAAQPAETAVLEDEPHAERPRSERQVAAVGDSTRDYWPWAVAGGVGVITYLARRCWRPASLDDFLQHATRSLAPSKWRAQMQRKQRRNN, encoded by the coding sequence ATGGCTCAGCGCGAACACGTGCGATCTGCGCCCCGCGCTGCGCTTGAGCAGCTCGAAAGCCGTCGTGTCTTGGCGGCCTTCAGCGTGCAGTGGCCCGAGCCGACCGAGTTGACGATCAGCTTTGCTCCCGACGGCACGCTGGCCGGCGATCGTACGAGCCAGTTGTTCAACGTGCTCGATCAATACCTGCCGCGCGCCGTTTGGCAGGAGACGATCGTCCGGGCGTTTCAGACCTGGGTGATCGAGGCCAACACCAATCTGGCCGTGACGTCGGACGGCGGGCAACCTTTCGGCACGCTGGGGTTCAAACAGGGCGATCCCCGCTTTGGCGACATCCGCATCGGTGCCGTGCCGATGGCGGCCGACGTGATTGCTGTTGCCAATCCGTACGACCCCTTTGTGGCTAACACCTGGGTTGGCGACGTTTTTCTCAATACCAACTTCGTCCTGGGCACCTCGGGCCAGGATGCTGCGGACGAGTTGTTCGAGATCATGCTGCACGAGGCCGGCCATGTGCTGGGCGTCGGCCACAGTGACGATCCCAACTCGCCGATGTACGAGCATTTCCAGTCGCACTCGAGCCAGACTCTGACCTTGGCAGATGTGGCGGCGTTGCGTGCGATCCTCGATGCGCGAAAAGCCGATGCGCAAGACCGGGCCCGCGCCAACGACAGCCTGGCCACGGCCACCGACTTGGAATTTGCGGCAGAGGCGTCGAGCTTCGAAGCGGCCCTCGCCGGCGACATCACACGGCCTGACGATCTCGACGTTTACCGTCTGGTGGCTCCGGTCGACCACCAGCCAATCGAGATCGAGATTCAGGCCGCTGGCGTCAGCTCGCTGGTACCGCGGGTCACGGTTTTCGATTCCCACGGCCAGGTTGTCGAGACACAGGCCGCCCGCGGCCCGCTGGACAACGACGTGCGACTTCGCCTGGACTCGGTCGCCGCGGGCGAAGAATTCTACGTACTAGTGGCCGGCGCGCGCGACGACGTGTACGGCATCGGCGCTTACCACCTGGCCGTCGTAGCAGCGCGCCCGGGCGCTCCGCCCGATGCCGGCGAACCGATACCCGCGTCCTCGTCGCCGACGCCGGTCTTGCTCGCCACGACGCCCTGGTATGTCGAGCACACGTATTACGAAGAGCACGACACGATTGATCGATTCCATCCGGCGGTGAGCTACCAGGTGCGTTCGGCCGACTTCGGGCCGGACTTGAATAACGTTTTCACCGTGGTCGTAACCGCCGAACATCACGAGGCCCCCTTGACGATCGCGATCTTCGACGACGCAGGGCGGCCGGTTCCCTACACCTGGGTGTCGCAAGAACCGCACCGCTGGGAGCTGCGCGTCGAACATGCGCGCTCGAACGCCGACTATGTGGTCGAGGTGAGCGCGCCGGGACAGCACGGTAGTATCGAGGTGGAAGTCGAGGTGGACTTCGCCCAGGATGCCACGCACTTCGAGACGTTTGTCAATCACACGTTGGAACGCGGAGACCAGGAAACGCTGCGCACGCTCGTCGTCAACCAGAGCCAGCTATTTCACCTGGTGCTCGGTGCCTCCGACTGGAGCCTGCCCGGCGAGGTCGGCGTGCGGATGACGATCATCAACGACCAGGGGCGCGCCGTGTTCGAGCAAAGCGTGCCCGACGGCGCCGTGCGCAGCTTCGATGTCCTGCTCGATCCGGGCGTCTATACCGTGCGGTTTACCCGGGCCAATCCGGACGGCCAAGGACCGGTCTGGATCGTGCTCAGCGGCGGGACCCAATCTTCGCCCCTGGGTCCGCAGTTGCGCGATACGATCACCGCTCCCGCCGGGCCCAGCGAGTCGGCGACGTTGGCCGAGCTGAGCTTCTACTGGCTGCCCTTTGACGCGGCTTCTGACGTGCCGAGCGTGCGCGCCTTGGCGCTGGCGGCGCTGCTCAAGGGCGACTTCCAGGCGACTACCGCTCTGCCGGCACGAACCGCAGCAGCCCCGCTCGAGTTCTCCGCAGCACTCGCCGATTTTGAAGTCTCGGCGCCCGTGACAGCGGGCGTGAAACTCGACTCCAGATCGCTCGGAGAATCCGGGGCAACGTCAGAAACCGCAGGGCAGCTCGTTCGCAAGCCTGTCGCAAATGGCAACGATGCGGCGAGCGAACCTCCTTCGGCAAATGGCGCCGAGACGGCTGTTCCGCAGACGCCCGTCGTCGCGGTGGCTGTGGAAATGGCCGTCGAACAAGTGCTCGAGGAACTCGAGACGCCCAGCAGCGCCGCCGGCCCAGCGCCGGAGCAGGCCGCGAGTGCGCCCTCGACCGCTGCACAGCCAGCCGAGACGGCTGTTCTTGAAGACGAGCCCCATGCTGAGCGACCGCGCAGCGAACGCCAAGTCGCCGCCGTCGGCGACTCGACGCGCGACTACTGGCCGTGGGCCGTGGCCGGTGGAGTCGGGGTAATTACCTACCTCGCGCGACGGTGCTGGCGCCCAGCTTCTCTGGATGACTTTCTGCAGCATGCGACGCGATCGCTCGCCCCCTCGAAATGGCGAGCTCAGATGCAGCGCAAGCAACGGCGCAACAATTAA
- a CDS encoding protein kinase — protein MAHGTSNLARPSLDELVEAFELAFCPGHPPDIAAFLPEASHPEFRAVLLELVRVDLELRWPSPLRRTLTDYRELFPALAQEHDAWTCVAFEEYRARRLAGEEVAAAEYADRWGIRVDGWPLPAGQSANGCHLAQRANDEPRAEALALLGFELLGELGRGSLSRVYLARQDDLANRLVVLKIAADSFAEADKLAQLQHAHIVPIYSVHALGAWSVVCMPYFGQTTLADVVRMRRGAQSNLPAGGRALVQTIKRDADETLGAPRVFCEITPALPQVRISERADPDAAHASDELARLASLSYTDAVLTLVAQLASGLDHAHRRGIVHRDLKPANVLLADDGRPMLLDFNLSTDTKPRGHATQQTIGGTLPYMAPEQLRAFIESSPASDPRSDTYSLGVLLYELLTGELLFPQRNDFTEQGLRRALDERSAAPTLPAAFASGSPAVAAIVRRCLALAPAQRYASAAELQRDIERHLADLPLEFAPDPPSRERVGKWIRRHPRLTSGTTIALAAVLVIASLAGMLAWRNERLAVLESQEVYRRFEQDVQTAQLACIDAAARSGAAEEVREACQRGLARYDLQASQDLDRHEHFDRLDSEQRLHVRHDASDLLLLLASNATRGSAREELERGLAWNRQAERLLGAEQPPAALFMQRRQLLVRLGQSMHDGDRETTAPHAAVAGDQPRDACLLAMLYTAQRRYREALPLWQQATRADAKNLWAWYGLANCYERCGAAAQAISGYTACMALAPRATPWYFRRGVVYLDRGEYGLAASEFDLVLEREPQHREALVNRALARLGAGRNAEALTDLDAALAQGQDQVRLRLLRADVEMRCGDRAAAAHDREAALALPCTTADDWLARGVALCESEPSTALMAFERALQRDPESRPGLENAAYVLAEKLARPQEAIAMLDRAIEVYPEDAALHAARGVLVARAGRREEALDDAQRALQLDTRAPTRYQVAGIFALTGRIEPGDRARAMALLAAALEQGYGGALIDRDRDLDSLRDDSEFQRLVEAYRQLRGAAGATTSETTDQGRVAELWGLHL, from the coding sequence ATGGCACACGGCACCTCGAACCTGGCGCGGCCCAGCTTAGACGAGTTGGTCGAGGCGTTTGAGCTTGCCTTCTGTCCCGGACACCCGCCGGATATCGCGGCCTTCCTGCCCGAGGCTTCGCATCCCGAGTTCCGGGCCGTGCTGTTGGAACTGGTGCGCGTCGATCTCGAACTGCGCTGGCCATCACCCCTGCGGCGCACCCTGACCGATTATCGCGAACTGTTTCCAGCACTTGCACAGGAGCACGACGCTTGGACGTGCGTGGCCTTCGAGGAGTACCGGGCCAGGCGGTTGGCCGGCGAAGAGGTCGCGGCGGCCGAGTACGCGGATCGTTGGGGAATTCGCGTCGACGGTTGGCCCCTTCCGGCGGGCCAGAGTGCGAACGGTTGCCATCTGGCTCAGCGCGCAAACGACGAGCCGCGCGCCGAGGCGCTCGCGCTGTTGGGCTTTGAATTGCTGGGCGAACTGGGCCGCGGTTCGCTGAGTCGCGTCTACCTGGCCCGCCAGGACGACCTGGCCAATCGTCTGGTGGTGCTCAAGATCGCTGCCGATTCGTTCGCCGAGGCCGACAAGCTGGCACAGCTGCAACACGCCCACATCGTGCCGATCTATTCGGTGCATGCGCTGGGCGCGTGGTCCGTCGTGTGCATGCCTTATTTCGGACAGACGACGCTGGCCGACGTCGTGCGCATGCGGCGCGGCGCCCAATCCAACCTCCCGGCCGGCGGCAGGGCGCTCGTGCAAACGATCAAGCGCGACGCGGATGAGACGCTCGGAGCGCCGCGGGTGTTTTGCGAAATCACGCCGGCGCTGCCGCAAGTCCGTATTTCCGAGAGGGCCGATCCCGACGCGGCACACGCCTCCGACGAGCTTGCGCGCCTCGCCAGCCTGAGCTACACCGACGCGGTGTTGACGCTCGTAGCCCAATTGGCCAGCGGGCTCGATCACGCCCACCGCCGGGGGATCGTGCATCGCGATCTCAAACCGGCCAACGTGCTGCTGGCCGACGACGGCCGGCCGATGCTGTTGGACTTCAATCTCTCCACCGACACCAAGCCTCGCGGCCACGCCACGCAACAAACCATCGGCGGCACGCTGCCCTACATGGCTCCGGAACAATTGCGGGCTTTCATCGAATCGTCGCCCGCCAGCGACCCCCGGAGCGATACCTACTCGCTCGGCGTGCTGCTCTACGAGTTGCTGACCGGCGAGCTGCTCTTCCCCCAGCGCAATGATTTCACAGAGCAGGGCCTGCGCCGCGCGCTCGACGAACGAAGCGCCGCGCCCACGTTGCCCGCCGCATTCGCGTCGGGTTCGCCTGCGGTGGCCGCAATCGTACGCCGCTGCCTGGCCCTGGCGCCCGCTCAGCGGTATGCATCTGCGGCCGAACTGCAGCGCGATATCGAACGACACCTCGCTGATCTGCCGCTCGAGTTCGCACCCGACCCGCCGAGTCGCGAACGGGTCGGCAAATGGATTCGGCGCCATCCGCGGCTAACCTCGGGCACGACCATCGCGCTGGCCGCCGTGCTGGTCATCGCTAGCTTGGCCGGCATGCTCGCCTGGCGCAACGAACGCCTGGCGGTGCTCGAATCGCAGGAGGTCTATCGCCGGTTCGAACAAGACGTGCAAACGGCACAGCTCGCGTGCATCGATGCGGCCGCGCGGTCCGGTGCGGCCGAGGAGGTCCGAGAGGCCTGCCAACGCGGCCTGGCGCGCTACGATCTGCAAGCCTCGCAAGATCTGGACCGGCACGAGCATTTCGACCGCCTGGACTCCGAACAACGGCTGCATGTGCGTCACGACGCTTCCGACCTGTTGCTGTTGTTGGCCTCGAACGCCACGCGCGGCTCCGCACGCGAAGAGCTCGAGCGCGGATTGGCCTGGAACCGTCAGGCCGAACGGTTGCTGGGCGCGGAGCAGCCTCCGGCGGCCTTATTCATGCAACGCCGGCAGCTCTTGGTGCGGCTTGGCCAATCGATGCACGACGGCGATCGCGAAACCACTGCTCCTCACGCCGCCGTAGCCGGTGACCAACCGCGCGATGCATGTTTGCTGGCCATGCTCTACACGGCTCAGCGCCGCTACCGCGAGGCCCTGCCGTTGTGGCAACAGGCAACCCGCGCCGACGCAAAAAATCTATGGGCCTGGTATGGGCTGGCGAATTGCTACGAGCGCTGCGGCGCCGCGGCGCAGGCCATCTCGGGCTACACGGCGTGCATGGCGCTGGCCCCGCGGGCGACGCCCTGGTACTTCCGCCGCGGCGTGGTCTATCTCGATCGCGGCGAGTATGGCCTGGCCGCGAGCGAATTCGATCTGGTACTGGAGCGCGAACCCCAACATCGCGAGGCCCTGGTCAATCGCGCGCTGGCGCGGTTAGGCGCAGGCAGGAACGCCGAAGCGCTGACCGATCTGGATGCAGCCCTTGCCCAGGGTCAGGACCAGGTGCGTTTGCGCTTGCTAAGGGCCGACGTCGAAATGCGCTGCGGCGATCGTGCCGCGGCCGCGCACGACCGCGAGGCGGCGCTGGCTCTGCCGTGTACCACGGCTGACGATTGGCTGGCCCGGGGAGTCGCCCTGTGCGAATCCGAACCGAGTACCGCCTTGATGGCGTTCGAGCGCGCTCTGCAACGCGACCCGGAAAGCCGGCCCGGCCTGGAAAATGCCGCCTACGTTCTGGCCGAGAAACTCGCACGACCCCAAGAGGCGATCGCCATGCTCGATCGCGCGATCGAAGTCTATCCCGAAGACGCCGCACTGCACGCGGCGAGAGGCGTGCTGGTCGCGCGAGCAGGGCGACGCGAAGAGGCGCTCGACGACGCCCAGCGGGCGTTGCAACTCGACACCAGGGCGCCGACCCGCTACCAGGTCGCCGGAATCTTCGCATTGACCGGCAGGATTGAGCCCGGTGACCGTGCCCGGGCCATGGCCCTGCTGGCCGCCGCGCTCGAGCAGGGCTATGGTGGAGCGTTGATCGACCGCGACCGGGATCTCGACAGCCTGCGCGACGATTCCGAGTTCCAGCGGCTGGTCGAGGCATACCGGCAATTGCGTGGCGCGGCCGGCGCCACCACCTCGGAAACCACCGACCAGGGGCGCGTGGCCGAGTTGTGGGGACTTCATCTCTAA
- a CDS encoding sulfatase produces MRSAIIVLLFGLAANTGQSPLRGAEPRRPNMVFVLVDDLRWDDLGCAGHPFVRTPHIDRIAREGARFPDAFVTTPLCSPSRASFLTGRYAHAHGITDNTDRSEASHRLATFPRRLQEAGYETAFVGKWHMGNTDSPRPGFDHWVALAGQGTSLDPRLNVNGTVRPTTGHVTDVLNRAAVEFLEREHAKPFLLYLAHKAIHPETAQRADGTLTDPNASNFIPAERHARLFEQATIPRRANFGFPPADKPALSRPIEGLPPLGPATVTTDEAILGRLRMLAAVDEGVGEIFRALADKQCLDDTVVVLAGDNGYFYGEHGLSVERRLAYEESIRIPLLVRYPRRIAAGSQPRVMALNIDLAPTLLEFAGVTPAGPVDGVSLVSALAGKPTSGRDDFLIEYYTDKVFPRMDHMGYRAVRSQRWKYIHYTELPGMDELYDLQTDPFELSNRATAPEAQPELQRLRQRLDAFVP; encoded by the coding sequence ATGCGTTCAGCGATTATCGTTTTGCTGTTTGGCCTGGCCGCGAACACGGGCCAATCCCCGCTCCGCGGCGCCGAGCCCCGGCGGCCCAACATGGTCTTCGTCCTGGTCGACGACCTGCGGTGGGACGATCTGGGCTGCGCCGGGCACCCGTTCGTCCGCACGCCGCACATCGACCGCATTGCCCGCGAGGGTGCCCGATTTCCCGATGCGTTCGTCACGACGCCGCTGTGCTCGCCGAGCCGGGCAAGCTTTCTCACCGGGCGCTACGCTCACGCCCATGGGATCACCGACAACACCGACCGCAGCGAGGCCAGCCACCGCCTGGCCACGTTTCCGCGCCGGTTGCAGGAGGCGGGCTACGAAACGGCCTTTGTCGGCAAATGGCACATGGGCAACACCGACAGCCCGCGCCCAGGCTTCGATCACTGGGTAGCGCTGGCAGGGCAGGGCACCTCGCTCGACCCCAGGTTGAACGTCAACGGAACCGTCCGGCCGACCACGGGCCACGTGACCGACGTGCTCAACCGGGCGGCCGTCGAATTTCTAGAGCGCGAACACGCCAAGCCCTTTTTGCTATATCTGGCGCACAAGGCGATTCACCCCGAGACGGCACAAAGGGCCGACGGCACGTTGACGGATCCGAACGCCTCGAACTTCATTCCGGCCGAGCGGCACGCGCGCCTGTTTGAGCAGGCGACGATTCCTCGCCGCGCGAATTTCGGATTCCCGCCCGCGGACAAGCCGGCCTTGAGCCGTCCGATCGAAGGCTTACCTCCCTTGGGTCCGGCGACGGTCACGACCGACGAAGCGATCCTCGGACGCCTGCGGATGCTGGCCGCCGTCGACGAAGGCGTGGGGGAAATCTTCCGCGCGCTAGCCGACAAACAGTGCCTGGACGACACGGTCGTCGTTCTGGCCGGAGACAACGGCTACTTCTACGGCGAGCATGGCCTGAGCGTCGAGCGACGGCTCGCGTACGAGGAATCGATCCGAATTCCGCTTTTGGTGCGGTATCCGCGTCGCATTGCGGCCGGGTCACAGCCACGCGTCATGGCCCTCAATATCGACCTGGCGCCGACGCTGTTGGAGTTTGCCGGCGTGACGCCCGCCGGCCCGGTCGATGGCGTCTCGCTCGTGTCGGCGCTGGCGGGCAAACCCACATCCGGCCGCGACGACTTCTTGATCGAGTACTACACGGACAAGGTCTTTCCGCGGATGGATCACATGGGCTACCGCGCCGTGCGCTCGCAGCGCTGGAAGTACATCCACTACACCGAGCTCCCCGGCATGGACGAACTCTACGATCTGCAGACCGATCCATTTGAACTGAGTAACCGCGCGACCGCTCCCGAGGCACAGCCCGAATTGCAGCGGCTTCGCCAGCGGCTCGACGCGTTCGTGCCGTGA
- a CDS encoding methyltransferase domain-containing protein, producing the protein MVQVQTVSHTYEPFSKEPEYIEANRAFIDRLPLTEAIREQVHRVLDVACGTGAVSQLLAAQVPRAHLYGVDIDPEQIRLSTQLWHELGYEVRSGFELTDDCVANKPVVTLALASGEDLRFPRDSFDCVTIANAIHMLPDRRAFLSAAARVLKPGGIFGMNTGFYAGCYPPGTERHTVDWLRAALAFVGEENQRREANGEPLIKRRHGTSRGAFQNRWLSAEEWCAELRAAGLEPIDVHERMVMMDARCLAALAAYGGLVEAVMSGYPVEEASRALQSTAARALELQGVETLPRLWLEIWARKP; encoded by the coding sequence ATGGTGCAAGTGCAGACGGTCAGCCACACCTACGAGCCCTTCAGCAAGGAGCCCGAGTACATCGAGGCGAACCGGGCGTTTATCGATCGCCTGCCGCTGACCGAGGCCATCCGCGAGCAAGTCCACCGCGTTCTCGACGTTGCCTGTGGCACCGGCGCGGTCAGTCAACTGCTCGCGGCCCAGGTTCCGCGTGCTCACTTGTACGGCGTCGACATCGATCCAGAGCAGATTCGCCTTTCTACGCAGCTATGGCACGAGTTGGGATACGAGGTCCGCAGCGGCTTCGAACTGACCGACGATTGCGTTGCGAACAAGCCCGTGGTGACGCTCGCGCTGGCCTCGGGCGAGGATCTGCGGTTTCCGCGAGATTCCTTTGACTGCGTCACGATTGCCAATGCCATTCACATGCTGCCCGATCGGCGGGCCTTTCTGAGCGCCGCCGCGCGCGTGCTCAAGCCCGGCGGCATTTTCGGGATGAACACGGGCTTTTATGCCGGCTGTTACCCGCCGGGCACCGAGCGTCACACGGTCGACTGGCTGCGCGCGGCCTTGGCGTTTGTGGGCGAAGAGAATCAACGGCGCGAGGCCAACGGAGAGCCACTCATCAAGCGTCGGCACGGCACGTCGCGAGGGGCGTTTCAGAACCGCTGGCTGAGCGCCGAGGAGTGGTGCGCCGAGCTGCGCGCCGCCGGACTCGAGCCGATCGACGTGCACGAGCGCATGGTGATGATGGATGCCCGCTGCCTGGCGGCCCTGGCGGCCTACGGCGGTCTGGTCGAAGCCGTGATGAGCGGCTATCCCGTCGAGGAGGCCAGCCGGGCCTTGCAGTCGACGGCGGCCCGAGCCTTGGAGCTGCAGGGCGTCGAGACCTTGCCGCGCCTGTGGCTCGAAATCTGGGCCCGCAAGCCTTGA
- a CDS encoding SDR family oxidoreductase has product MSSAWARLRDRVVVVTGGSAGIGYETCLALARLGVRLVIVARNQQRLIRAAADAANVAPRDAAPPVALSLDVQDEAAMQHLAAQVVDRYGRIDALVHAAGILRTPGARLCPLAHMPLAEFAGVLDINLTGTYLANRAVLPAMLQQGSGDIVNLSSLSGRVGLAFDGPYCASKFGIVGLTEALAAEVRGAGVRVQALLPGMFTGGVWNQSGLPPPTQLPSCNRVAQMIVQMLALPPEVYLGTPVIEPLSIEAGTGWRGAKSAGAARSRSGSAPDSGRTNDVHAAAVHDGAWPSIKRRATEMFHVTAEMNSLADQVVIITGGTGGIGLATAQAVLADGGKAVICDVDAARVEACTAALAEAFAAERVLGIAMDVRSEADCQRMADSTLAHFGRIDALVASAGILRKRGTPPKPLVKVTCDEWQEVIDVNLKGVFLTNRAVLPTLVQQRRGNIINVSSVSGLRGRAHDGPYCASKFGVIGLSQSAADEVRTYGVKVMTLLPDAVDTPIWQQNHPVPPPTDALAPERIAEVILFMLNQPDDTLLVGPVVAPLGARTRKAVAKSEPAGTNS; this is encoded by the coding sequence ATGAGTTCCGCCTGGGCGCGGCTGCGCGACCGCGTCGTGGTCGTCACCGGCGGCAGCGCGGGCATCGGTTACGAAACCTGCCTCGCGTTGGCGCGGCTGGGCGTGCGGCTCGTGATTGTCGCGCGGAACCAGCAACGTTTGATCCGCGCGGCGGCCGACGCGGCCAACGTCGCGCCGCGCGATGCGGCGCCGCCCGTCGCGCTGTCGCTCGACGTGCAAGACGAAGCGGCCATGCAGCACCTGGCCGCGCAAGTGGTTGACCGCTACGGGCGGATCGACGCCCTGGTGCACGCGGCCGGCATCCTGCGCACGCCCGGTGCGCGTTTATGCCCCTTGGCGCACATGCCCTTGGCCGAATTTGCCGGCGTGCTCGATATCAATCTGACGGGCACCTACCTGGCTAATCGGGCCGTGCTGCCCGCCATGTTGCAGCAAGGCTCCGGCGACATCGTCAATCTTTCGAGCCTGTCAGGCCGCGTGGGCCTGGCTTTCGATGGGCCGTATTGCGCCTCGAAATTCGGCATCGTGGGCCTGACCGAGGCGCTGGCGGCCGAAGTGCGCGGCGCGGGCGTTCGCGTGCAGGCGCTGTTGCCCGGCATGTTTACGGGCGGTGTTTGGAACCAATCGGGGCTGCCGCCTCCCACGCAATTGCCGTCGTGCAACCGCGTAGCCCAGATGATCGTGCAGATGCTCGCGTTGCCGCCGGAAGTGTACCTCGGAACGCCAGTCATCGAACCGCTTTCCATCGAGGCGGGCACCGGATGGCGGGGCGCAAAGTCGGCAGGGGCGGCCCGTTCGCGTTCGGGCAGCGCGCCGGACAGTGGTCGGACCAATGATGTCCACGCGGCGGCGGTACACGACGGCGCTTGGCCGTCGATCAAGAGGAGAGCAACCGAGATGTTTCACGTAACCGCGGAAATGAACTCGTTGGCAGACCAGGTGGTCATCATCACCGGTGGCACGGGAGGGATCGGCCTGGCCACGGCGCAAGCGGTGTTGGCCGATGGTGGGAAGGCCGTGATTTGTGACGTCGATGCCGCACGGGTCGAGGCGTGTACGGCGGCCTTGGCCGAGGCATTCGCAGCCGAACGCGTGCTCGGGATTGCGATGGACGTGCGCAGCGAGGCCGACTGTCAGCGCATGGCCGACTCGACCCTAGCACATTTCGGTCGGATCGACGCCTTGGTCGCCTCGGCCGGGATTCTGCGCAAACGAGGCACTCCGCCCAAACCGCTGGTCAAGGTGACCTGCGACGAATGGCAGGAAGTGATCGACGTCAATCTCAAGGGCGTGTTTCTCACCAATCGCGCTGTGCTACCGACGCTCGTGCAGCAGCGCCGGGGGAATATCATCAATGTCTCCTCGGTCTCCGGGCTGCGCGGCCGCGCGCACGACGGGCCCTATTGCGCCTCGAAATTCGGCGTGATCGGCCTGTCGCAATCGGCGGCCGACGAGGTCCGTACATACGGCGTGAAGGTGATGACGCTGCTGCCGGATGCGGTCGATACGCCGATCTGGCAGCAGAATCACCCCGTGCCCCCGCCTACCGATGCGCTGGCGCCGGAGCGCATCGCCGAGGTCATCCTATTCATGCTCAACCAGCCCGACGACACCTTGCTGGTCGGGCCGGTCGTCGCCCCGTTGGGGGCGCGCACACGCAAGGCCGTCGCCAAGAGCGAACCGGCGGGGACGAACTCCTAG